Part of the Atribacterota bacterium genome, GAAAAATTGATTGACAGCTATCGCTGTTACAAGAAAAGGAATCGCTAATCCTAAAGAATATACAGATAATAAAGTAACTCCTTTTAGAATAGTATCCTGTGTGCTGGCATAAACTAAAATAGCGGCTAAAATAGGCCCGATACAAGGTGTCCAGCCAAAAGCAAAGGCAAATCCTAACAAAAATGGCGTTAAAAAAAGATTAAATTGCAAATCCTTGCTTCTTTGATACTTTTTTTGAAAATTCAAGAATTGTATATTAATAATACCCAACATGTGCAATCCGAATATTATTATTAAAATACCACCAATTCTTTTAAACAAAACAGAATATTTTTGTAATAACTGGCCAATTAATGTGGCAGAAGCTCCCAAAAGTATAAAAACCAGGGAAAAACCAAGTATAAAAAACAAAGCTCCTGTCAAAACTCGATAAAAAGATTTATCATTTCTTTTATCCTTATCAGTTAATTGTTCCAGTGATAGACCAGAAATAAAAGACATATATCCTGGAACTAAAGGTAATATACAAGGAGAGAGAAATGATAATAATCCTGCTATAAAAGCTGCTAAATATGAGACTTCCTGTATTGCTAACATTTATTTCCTTTCATTATTTTTTATTATTATTTCTTTCAGCTCAGCTTAAGTAATCTGCAAAAAAAATTATTCTATGGTCTTATATTAAACTCCACGAACTCACCTTTGTATGGTTCTGTATTAATTATTACATTTTCAACATTAGCCGTCTTTGGGCCTTTTTTACACCATTCAATCATTTGATTTATATTTTTTCTTTTACCTTCAATAGTTAATTCCACACTACCCTCTTGCGTGTTTCTTATCCAGCCATATACACCAAGTTGATTTGCCATATTCCTGGCATAGTAGCGAAATGCTACTCCCTGTACTTTTCCGGTTATAATCAGAGAAACCCTGATATATTCATCCTTACCTTTTTGATTCTCTAAGTACATTTGATTCCACCATAAACACGGGAATTTTCTGTTTTCTGATAATATACCATTAGTTTCCCATCTATTCAATATTAATTTTGAAGTGCATTTAATTCATCTTTATTGTCTTTTTTCACTTATTTTGAATTATTTCTAATTAAACTCACCTATTTAAGCATTTTTGTTTTTCTGTCTTTCATTCTTTTTGACATTAATGATAAAAG contains:
- a CDS encoding cytochrome c biogenesis protein CcdA translates to MLAIQEVSYLAAFIAGLLSFLSPCILPLVPGYMSFISGLSLEQLTDKDKRNDKSFYRVLTGALFFILGFSLVFILLGASATLIGQLLQKYSVLFKRIGGILIIIFGLHMLGIINIQFLNFQKKYQRSKDLQFNLFLTPFLLGFAFAFGWTPCIGPILAAILVYASTQDTILKGVTLLSVYSLGLAIPFLVTAIAVNQFFRFSKNIKKYFRIIELVGGLLLVIIGIMIFSDNLAILRV
- a CDS encoding acylphosphatase: MYLENQKGKDEYIRVSLIITGKVQGVAFRYYARNMANQLGVYGWIRNTQEGSVELTIEGKRKNINQMIEWCKKGPKTANVENVIINTEPYKGEFVEFNIRP